In the genome of Pirellulales bacterium, one region contains:
- a CDS encoding aldose 1-epimerase family protein, whose amino-acid sequence MRKTIICLLGAMSAGGFGPSDTDSLNRGEHVLTTIKAGDSQPNWQMTSRDARYESAMPWSVKRFQLHGGKQEGCELIVLDNGKLQITIIPTRGMSVLEVKSGDVRLGWNSPVKQVVHPQFMRLESRDGLGWLEGFNEWMVRCGLEFAGHPGKDEFVNNVGEKATMDLTLHGKIGNIPASEVSVVVDRDAPHRIRVKGTVYEQAFYGPKLELATEISTEPGADTFRIEDHVTNHGAFEQEYQVIYHCNFGPPLLGKGSRVLTAARRIAPFNDHAAEGLSNWDAYDGPTKGFIEQVYCFVPIAMADGRGLVMLENNAADRAVTIRWKTDQLPYLTVWKNTAATEDGYVTGLEPGTGFPYNRRIERIAGRVPKLAAGDTRDFRLDVGIHVGKPAVSAEAAEIAKLQNGSRMEVDSKPPRPPESAESPKTP is encoded by the coding sequence GTGCGTAAAACGATCATCTGCTTGCTGGGGGCGATGAGCGCTGGCGGCTTCGGGCCGAGCGATACAGATTCGCTGAATCGTGGCGAGCATGTCTTAACGACCATCAAGGCGGGCGATTCGCAGCCGAATTGGCAGATGACGAGCCGCGATGCGAGGTATGAATCCGCCATGCCGTGGTCCGTCAAGCGCTTCCAGCTTCATGGCGGCAAACAAGAAGGGTGCGAGTTAATCGTACTGGACAACGGCAAGCTGCAAATCACGATTATTCCCACCCGTGGGATGAGCGTGCTTGAAGTCAAGAGCGGCGATGTGCGGCTGGGTTGGAATTCGCCCGTCAAGCAAGTCGTGCATCCACAGTTCATGCGGCTAGAAAGTCGCGATGGACTCGGCTGGCTTGAAGGATTCAACGAATGGATGGTCCGCTGCGGATTGGAATTTGCCGGACACCCCGGCAAGGATGAATTCGTCAACAACGTCGGTGAGAAGGCGACGATGGACCTTACGTTGCACGGCAAAATCGGCAACATCCCGGCGTCGGAGGTCTCGGTGGTTGTCGATCGCGATGCGCCGCATCGAATTCGTGTCAAAGGGACCGTGTACGAACAGGCCTTCTACGGGCCGAAGCTGGAATTGGCAACCGAGATCTCGACCGAACCGGGCGCCGATACCTTCCGCATCGAAGACCATGTGACGAATCACGGGGCGTTCGAGCAGGAGTATCAGGTCATTTACCACTGCAACTTCGGTCCGCCGTTATTGGGAAAAGGTTCGCGAGTATTGACGGCCGCCCGACGAATTGCCCCGTTCAACGACCATGCGGCCGAGGGACTGTCGAACTGGGACGCCTACGACGGGCCGACAAAGGGGTTCATTGAGCAAGTCTATTGCTTTGTTCCGATCGCGATGGCAGACGGTCGAGGACTAGTGATGCTGGAGAATAACGCGGCCGATCGGGCGGTAACGATTCGCTGGAAGACCGACCAGCTCCCGTATCTGACCGTCTGGAAGAACACGGCTGCCACCGAAGATGGCTACGTCACGGGGCTTGAACCAGGGACCGGCTTCCCCTACAACCGCCGAATCGAGCGAATCGCGGGGCGCGTTCCAAAGCTGGCGGCAGGCGACACCCGCGACTTCCGCCTCGATGTCGGCATCCACGTCGGCAAGCCGGCCGTCTCCGCCGAGGCCGCCGAAATCGCCAAGCTGCAAAACGGCTCTCGAATGGAAGTCGATTCCAAACCGCCACGCCCGCCCGAGTCGGCGGAAAGTCCGAAAACTCCATGA
- a CDS encoding DUF1559 domain-containing protein, producing MQHQFSVRSPSGRLSQNRFRQGRGFTLVELLVVITIIGILIAILLPAIQAARESARKVQCSSNLRQIGFAMHNHESALHVFPSAYLATPGGAMGPTNVNGDSGPGFTGLFQLLPYIEETAKLKSFSRNLPSWDARNATLAETIISIYRCPSVGDQSVTYVIKDDNGIPLKRNGLPLEFSRSHYVLCAGRNDIWTDPRPDLSGVADGVFFRNSRIRVKDIRDGVSHTMFAAEQTPTHSDSTWVGIVPGAATCPTPRYSAAICDVAAPQINFHTGPEPHGNPPLIKPPNDPSGDVDNTHSDHPAGCNILMGDGSVTWVSDLVNQSLWEALATRAGGESLSENQ from the coding sequence ATGCAACATCAATTCAGCGTGCGCTCGCCTTCCGGCAGACTCAGTCAAAATCGGTTCCGACAGGGGCGAGGCTTCACTCTGGTGGAGTTGCTGGTGGTCATCACGATCATCGGCATCTTAATCGCGATCCTGTTGCCGGCGATCCAGGCGGCGCGCGAATCCGCGCGCAAGGTGCAGTGCAGCAGCAATCTCCGTCAGATTGGCTTCGCGATGCACAACCACGAATCGGCGCTACATGTATTCCCGTCAGCCTATCTTGCAACGCCCGGCGGCGCAATGGGACCGACTAATGTCAATGGGGATTCCGGCCCCGGCTTCACCGGCCTATTTCAGTTGCTTCCCTACATTGAAGAAACGGCGAAGCTGAAGAGTTTCAGTCGAAATCTGCCGTCGTGGGACGCGAGGAACGCCACTTTGGCTGAGACGATCATTTCGATTTACCGTTGCCCCTCAGTGGGCGATCAGTCGGTCACTTACGTGATTAAGGATGACAATGGCATTCCGCTGAAGCGGAACGGCCTCCCATTGGAGTTTTCTCGGTCTCATTATGTGCTCTGCGCCGGCCGGAACGACATCTGGACCGATCCGCGTCCGGATTTGAGCGGCGTGGCGGACGGTGTGTTCTTTCGCAACAGCCGCATTCGCGTCAAAGACATCCGCGACGGCGTAAGCCATACGATGTTCGCCGCCGAACAGACACCGACGCACAGCGACTCGACTTGGGTGGGAATTGTCCCCGGTGCCGCGACGTGTCCGACCCCCCGATATTCCGCCGCGATTTGTGATGTAGCGGCACCGCAGATCAATTTTCATACGGGACCAGAACCGCATGGAAACCCTCCCTTGATTAAGCCACCTAATGATCCGTCAGGGGACGTGGATAATACCCATTCCGATCATCCGGCCGGATGTAACATATTGATGGGCGACGGGAGCGTGACCTGGGTGTCGGATTTGGTCAATCAGTCGCTATGGGAAGCATTGGCCACGCGCGCCGGCGGGGAATCACTGTCAGAGAATCAATAA
- a CDS encoding substrate-binding domain-containing protein, giving the protein MKSLIHLGLALAFIALAGCGKKTDETTYTIAVVPKGTTHEFWKSVHAGALKAQQELAAERIKIDVIWKGPLREDDRDQQIQVVENFTSRKVSGIVVAPLDSQALVNPVASAVQSGIPVVVIDSGLKSDKHLSFVATDNFKGGQLAGGYLAKLLDGKGNVILLRYAVGSDSTEEREKGFLDAMGKFPGIKLISTDQYAGATVETAYQTSQNMLNRYGNEVNGVFCVTELSTIAMTKALRDIGKAGGKVKMIGFDAGSQSVLDMRSGDVQGLAVQNPVLMGYLAIMTMVKHLRGEKVEKRIDTGVILVSPENMERPEIKELLQSPPSAL; this is encoded by the coding sequence ATGAAATCTCTGATCCACCTCGGGCTGGCGCTTGCATTCATCGCGCTCGCCGGTTGCGGGAAAAAGACCGACGAAACAACCTACACGATCGCCGTCGTTCCCAAAGGCACAACGCACGAGTTCTGGAAATCCGTCCACGCGGGCGCGCTGAAAGCCCAGCAGGAGCTGGCCGCCGAACGGATCAAGATCGACGTAATCTGGAAAGGGCCGCTCCGCGAAGATGATCGCGACCAGCAAATCCAGGTGGTCGAGAATTTCACCAGTCGCAAGGTGAGCGGCATCGTAGTCGCCCCGCTCGATTCGCAGGCCCTGGTGAATCCGGTCGCCAGCGCCGTGCAGTCTGGGATTCCCGTCGTCGTGATTGATTCGGGGTTGAAGTCGGACAAGCACCTCAGCTTCGTGGCGACGGATAATTTCAAGGGCGGGCAGTTGGCGGGCGGGTATTTGGCGAAGTTGCTCGACGGAAAGGGCAACGTCATCCTATTGCGCTACGCCGTCGGCTCGGACAGCACGGAGGAGCGTGAGAAGGGATTTCTGGACGCGATGGGCAAGTTTCCCGGGATCAAATTGATCTCGACCGATCAATACGCTGGTGCGACCGTCGAGACGGCGTACCAGACTTCGCAGAACATGTTGAACCGGTACGGCAACGAAGTGAACGGCGTGTTCTGCGTGACCGAACTCTCAACCATCGCCATGACCAAGGCGCTCCGCGACATTGGCAAGGCCGGCGGCAAGGTGAAGATGATCGGATTCGACGCCGGCTCGCAATCGGTGCTCGACATGAGAAGTGGTGACGTGCAGGGTCTGGCGGTGCAGAACCCGGTGCTCATGGGCTATCTCGCCATCATGACAATGGTCAAGCATTTGCGGGGCGAAAAGGTTGAGAAACGCATTGATACCGGTGTTATCTTAGTGTCACCGGAGAACATGGAGCGGCCCGAGATCAAAGAATTGCTACAATCTCCTCCGAGCGCTTTATAG
- a CDS encoding inositol oxygenase family protein — MKGKNAMNTIKSETQTSSHSPLQSLDEWEGFLKIRYPEPASAPCKPFQAVDPNKNREQFRDYETDARPTVREFYRQNHRHQTYEFAQAKRKEFLGLDRRKMSVWEAMEYLNTLVDDSDPDTDLSQLEHLLQTSEHIRADGHPRWFILAGLVHDLGKVLCLWGEPQWAVVGDTFPTGCRHSERIVFPQFFAENPDSENPRYQTPLGVYEEGCGLDNVQISWGHDEYIYHVTKDHLPDEALYMLRYHSFYPWHREGEYNHLTNARDRAMLPWVQEFNLYDLYTKSHARPDVKALRPFYEDLIAEYFPATLNW; from the coding sequence ATGAAAGGCAAGAATGCTATGAACACGATCAAGAGCGAAACTCAAACGAGCAGTCATTCTCCTCTCCAAAGCTTGGATGAGTGGGAAGGTTTTCTGAAGATTCGGTATCCCGAGCCCGCTTCAGCGCCCTGCAAACCGTTTCAAGCGGTCGACCCGAACAAGAATCGGGAGCAGTTCCGAGATTACGAAACCGACGCGCGGCCGACTGTGCGGGAATTCTACCGTCAGAATCATCGTCACCAGACCTATGAATTCGCACAGGCGAAGCGGAAGGAATTCCTCGGCCTGGACCGGCGCAAGATGAGCGTCTGGGAGGCGATGGAATACCTGAACACGCTCGTGGACGACAGCGACCCGGACACGGATCTCTCGCAACTGGAGCATCTATTGCAAACGTCCGAGCACATTCGCGCCGATGGCCACCCGCGCTGGTTCATACTTGCGGGCTTGGTCCACGATCTCGGCAAGGTCCTTTGTCTTTGGGGCGAACCGCAATGGGCTGTTGTGGGCGACACGTTCCCGACCGGCTGCCGTCATTCCGAAAGAATCGTGTTCCCGCAATTCTTCGCTGAGAATCCGGACAGTGAGAATCCCCGGTACCAGACGCCACTCGGCGTTTACGAGGAAGGCTGCGGCTTGGACAACGTCCAAATCTCATGGGGACACGACGAATACATTTATCATGTCACCAAGGATCATCTACCGGACGAAGCGCTCTACATGTTGCGGTACCATTCGTTCTATCCGTGGCATCGGGAGGGTGAATACAATCACCTCACCAATGCGCGCGACCGCGCCATGCTCCCATGGGTGCAAGAATTCAACCTCTACGATCTCTACACCAAGAGCCATGCCAGGCCGGACGTGAAGGCCCTGCGCCCGTTCTACGAAGATCTGATTGCGGAATACTTTCCCGCGACGTTGAACTGGTGA
- a CDS encoding ABC transporter permease, translating into MKKSAQARVVNLFHAINVAGPFIGLLLVLGMFSLSSEVRPYLFTGGNLKIILIQTVIVAIGALGMTMIIVSGGIDLSVGSVVALTSVLGATLLVKGYSTVAAVGLTVLAGGAIGLVNGLVIAGFRMMPFIVTLGMMGVVRGLAKWLAGNQTVNNPLDSPLNNLMARMSPTELFPLPPGVWIAIGLAIIVAVVMRQSVFGHYIFAIGSNEATARLCGINVPLQKVLIYALAGLFFGLAGLMQLSRLTQGDPTVAIGLELDIIAAVVIGGASLSGGTGSILGSMIGALIMTVLRNGSNQMGWQNFTQEIVIGVVIIVAVGLDMFRQSQFAK; encoded by the coding sequence ATGAAGAAGTCCGCCCAAGCCAGGGTCGTCAATCTCTTTCATGCGATCAACGTCGCTGGGCCATTCATCGGCCTGCTGCTGGTGCTCGGCATGTTTTCGCTCAGTTCCGAGGTGCGCCCTTATCTTTTCACCGGCGGCAATCTAAAAATCATTTTGATCCAGACCGTGATCGTTGCCATTGGCGCGCTGGGAATGACGATGATCATCGTCAGCGGCGGAATTGACTTGAGTGTCGGCTCGGTGGTTGCGTTGACGAGCGTACTGGGCGCGACGTTGCTGGTGAAGGGCTATTCAACGGTCGCCGCTGTTGGGTTGACCGTGCTGGCCGGGGGGGCGATAGGACTGGTCAACGGTCTGGTCATCGCCGGCTTTCGGATGATGCCGTTTATCGTCACGCTCGGGATGATGGGCGTGGTGCGCGGCTTGGCCAAATGGCTTGCCGGAAATCAAACCGTCAACAATCCGCTCGACTCGCCGCTCAACAACCTGATGGCGCGGATGTCGCCGACGGAGTTGTTCCCGCTGCCACCCGGAGTGTGGATCGCTATCGGACTGGCGATCATCGTCGCGGTGGTTATGCGGCAGTCCGTTTTCGGGCATTACATTTTTGCGATCGGCTCAAACGAGGCGACGGCGCGCCTCTGCGGCATTAACGTGCCTCTCCAAAAGGTGCTGATTTATGCGCTTGCTGGATTGTTCTTTGGACTGGCGGGATTGATGCAATTGTCGCGGCTCACGCAGGGCGATCCAACCGTGGCGATCGGCCTGGAACTGGACATCATTGCGGCGGTAGTGATTGGCGGCGCGAGTTTGAGCGGCGGCACGGGGAGCATCCTCGGCTCGATGATCGGGGCGTTGATCATGACGGTGTTGCGCAACGGATCAAACCAAATGGGTTGGCAGAATTTCACGCAGGAAATCGTTATCGGCGTTGTAATCATCGTTGCCGTGGGACTCGACATGTTCCGCCAGAGCCAGTTTGCGAAATGA
- a CDS encoding CsbD family protein, whose amino-acid sequence MVSQQTLKGDWNEVAGKLRSKWGQLNNDEMQEFKGNATQLVGYIQRKTGEAKDKIERFLNNLTEDGADSVSRMAGAAKDFASQAVQSAKDGAETVVDQARAGYAAAERIVQERPATSIAAALGGGFVIGILLSLLLRSER is encoded by the coding sequence ATGGTCAGCCAACAAACTTTGAAAGGCGATTGGAATGAGGTTGCCGGCAAGCTCCGCTCGAAATGGGGCCAGCTTAATAACGACGAGATGCAGGAGTTCAAGGGAAATGCAACGCAGTTGGTAGGCTATATCCAACGCAAGACCGGCGAGGCGAAGGACAAAATCGAACGGTTCTTAAACAATTTGACGGAAGATGGCGCGGATTCTGTCAGTCGCATGGCTGGGGCTGCGAAGGATTTCGCGTCCCAAGCTGTCCAGTCAGCGAAAGACGGCGCGGAGACGGTCGTCGATCAGGCCCGAGCTGGCTACGCCGCGGCGGAGCGCATCGTCCAAGAGCGGCCGGCCACGTCGATAGCCGCCGCACTCGGTGGCGGCTTTGTTATCGGCATCCTACTCAGCCTTCTGCTCCGGTCCGAACGTTAG
- a CDS encoding DUF3309 family protein: MISLPTILLIVLILILLGALPTWPHSRNWGYYPSGGIGLVVIILVILLLMGRI; encoded by the coding sequence ATGATCAGTCTGCCAACGATCTTACTCATCGTTCTAATCCTGATATTGCTCGGCGCTCTGCCGACGTGGCCGCATAGCCGGAATTGGGGCTACTACCCAAGCGGCGGCATTGGGTTGGTTGTGATCATTCTCGTCATCTTGTTGTTGATGGGACGAATCTGA
- a CDS encoding AI-2E family transporter, whose protein sequence is MTIKNQLSSLPRGLPVLLTLVLAVGALHFGREILIPLAMAILLAFLLTPLVKALERRKLARVPAVLAAILGVFLIAACATWEIGSQLNDLVYRLPTYRENLKAKLESMRPSSGVIGNVEATFSDVSQKLEDKQDPPQPVRIVGTEANPLDRLQIILSTAMAPIANAGIVLVLVIFMLISREDLRNRLVRLCGTRLALTTRALDDVGSRVSRYLLMNAMVNGGFGVAIAIGLKLIGIEYALTWGFLAGILRFIPYIGTILASALPIGMAFIQFPGHDWWHLALVASLFIILELITNNIIEPLAYGSRTGVSTVAILVAAMFWTWVWGPVGLVVAVPLTVVMAVLGEHVAALEPLSILLSDKPPLANHISYYQRLLAGDTDEGYEILESEAKASSPMEAYDSVVIPALILAERDRASGELGEGEQQAIWQTTRELMDELIPENAVIDDAALDSPPSIKARVVGCPAHDMADEMVLLTFKQTFKIAAGARFDVLPATMLVAEVVARIDDERPDVVCISSVGPLGVRQTRHLCLRLRQALPNMRIVIGRWGCANDRDKVVNSFKKRGADQVVFSLAEGRDYLQRLIPLVAADGKASVLSVA, encoded by the coding sequence ATGACGATCAAGAATCAATTGAGTAGTCTGCCGCGCGGTTTGCCCGTACTGTTGACGTTGGTGCTCGCCGTCGGTGCATTACATTTTGGGCGCGAGATTCTGATTCCGTTGGCCATGGCCATACTTTTGGCGTTCTTACTCACACCATTAGTTAAGGCTTTGGAACGTCGCAAGCTTGCCCGCGTTCCGGCGGTTCTGGCCGCGATACTGGGGGTGTTCCTGATCGCCGCTTGCGCTACCTGGGAGATTGGTTCACAGTTGAACGACCTGGTTTACCGACTGCCCACCTACCGGGAAAACCTGAAAGCAAAACTTGAGAGCATGCGCCCTTCCAGCGGTGTGATCGGCAATGTTGAGGCCACATTTAGCGATGTGAGCCAGAAACTGGAGGACAAGCAGGATCCACCGCAACCCGTCCGGATTGTCGGCACGGAGGCCAATCCTCTCGACCGCTTGCAGATCATCCTTTCGACCGCCATGGCCCCAATCGCCAATGCGGGGATTGTGTTGGTGCTCGTCATTTTCATGCTCATCAGCCGGGAGGACTTGCGGAATCGACTCGTTCGACTTTGTGGGACGAGGCTCGCGTTGACGACCCGAGCCCTCGACGACGTTGGAAGCCGGGTGAGCAGATATCTGTTGATGAATGCAATGGTCAACGGCGGATTCGGCGTTGCCATCGCAATCGGATTGAAGCTCATTGGAATTGAATATGCGTTGACCTGGGGGTTCCTTGCCGGCATTCTGCGGTTCATACCCTACATTGGGACGATCTTGGCCTCCGCCCTGCCGATCGGAATGGCTTTCATACAGTTTCCGGGGCACGATTGGTGGCATCTTGCTCTCGTGGCATCGTTATTCATTATTCTTGAACTGATCACAAACAACATCATCGAGCCGCTGGCATACGGCTCGCGGACCGGGGTATCGACGGTCGCCATATTGGTCGCTGCGATGTTCTGGACATGGGTTTGGGGGCCGGTGGGATTGGTAGTCGCCGTTCCGCTGACCGTCGTCATGGCTGTGCTCGGGGAGCATGTCGCTGCGTTAGAGCCGCTCTCGATACTCTTGAGCGACAAACCGCCGCTCGCAAATCACATCAGCTATTATCAGCGACTTCTGGCCGGAGATACCGACGAAGGGTACGAGATCTTGGAATCCGAAGCGAAGGCTTCGTCGCCGATGGAAGCCTACGATTCAGTGGTGATCCCCGCCTTGATTCTTGCCGAGCGCGATCGGGCCTCGGGCGAGCTTGGGGAGGGGGAACAGCAGGCCATTTGGCAGACAACTCGCGAACTGATGGACGAACTCATCCCCGAAAATGCCGTGATTGATGATGCGGCGCTCGATAGTCCGCCGAGCATCAAGGCACGCGTCGTGGGCTGTCCGGCGCATGACATGGCGGATGAGATGGTCTTACTGACATTCAAGCAAACGTTTAAAATTGCCGCCGGCGCTCGATTTGACGTCCTACCCGCCACAATGTTAGTTGCCGAGGTGGTGGCGCGCATTGATGACGAGCGCCCTGATGTCGTATGCATCTCGTCTGTCGGGCCGCTTGGAGTTCGTCAAACTCGCCATTTGTGTTTGCGTCTTCGACAAGCACTTCCGAATATGCGGATCGTCATCGGCCGATGGGGATGCGCAAACGATCGCGATAAAGTCGTCAACAGCTTCAAGAAGCGCGGGGCCGACCAGGTCGTGTTTTCGCTCGCGGAAGGTCGAGACTATCTGCAGAGGCTGATACCGCTTGTCGCAGCGGATGGCAAGGCTTCAGTGCTCTCAGTTGCATGA
- a CDS encoding DUF4145 domain-containing protein produces the protein MSSEPIPEPPNLEAGDAQAQIDRLSRAFEDIKKSLEQFKRIAQPDPAMALVRARRVLEYVVRDLFRRHVPEKAGTRPLDNLVTRLVQEGVLDLHIKAYVDHIRELGNAATHGDLSKDFSEADAYRALDALLVVLDWYFKKEQIGDIDLLRREVNVDEATVLAYRGRVRQADTNRQTAQHWRRYGGLAAVSLLAVALGVLHRVVGIGPPWPPPAATAVASWLVMVMAWFASDVGVERDVLPRRAPRRLLIVTASCLTSFLIMLAFFTIPAPDWPNLETRGLWLQAAIARNLDQTPGRTVEDEFQGVGYNPMAIWVPWTVALVRSIMLLSWLATMAGLAALADRLWWLIQESRYDPTLPA, from the coding sequence ATGTCGTCCGAACCAATTCCCGAACCGCCGAACCTCGAAGCAGGCGACGCGCAGGCACAGATCGATCGCCTCTCGCGGGCATTCGAGGATATCAAGAAATCGCTGGAGCAGTTCAAGCGAATCGCCCAGCCCGATCCGGCAATGGCGCTGGTCCGTGCCCGGCGGGTGCTGGAATATGTGGTCCGCGATCTGTTTCGGCGGCATGTGCCCGAAAAGGCCGGCACCCGCCCGCTCGACAATCTGGTGACGCGGTTGGTTCAGGAAGGCGTCCTCGATCTGCACATCAAGGCCTACGTCGATCACATCCGCGAGTTGGGCAATGCAGCAACTCACGGCGATCTGAGCAAGGATTTTTCGGAGGCCGATGCCTATCGTGCGCTCGACGCCCTATTGGTCGTGCTCGATTGGTACTTCAAGAAAGAACAAATCGGCGATATCGATCTGCTTCGCAGGGAAGTAAACGTCGATGAGGCGACCGTGCTGGCCTACCGCGGCCGCGTACGCCAAGCCGATACGAATCGTCAGACCGCACAGCATTGGCGGCGCTACGGCGGCCTGGCCGCGGTCTCGCTGTTAGCCGTCGCGCTGGGAGTGCTGCACCGAGTGGTCGGAATCGGTCCGCCGTGGCCGCCCCCCGCAGCGACAGCAGTGGCGAGCTGGCTCGTTATGGTCATGGCGTGGTTCGCCAGCGATGTTGGAGTCGAACGCGATGTGCTTCCTCGCCGCGCGCCCCGCCGGCTGCTGATCGTGACGGCGAGTTGCCTCACCTCATTTCTCATCATGCTCGCGTTCTTCACAATCCCGGCCCCCGATTGGCCAAATCTCGAAACCCGCGGGCTGTGGCTTCAAGCTGCGATCGCTCGAAATCTGGACCAAACGCCCGGAAGGACCGTGGAAGACGAATTCCAAGGAGTAGGCTACAACCCGATGGCGATTTGGGTCCCCTGGACAGTGGCCCTGGTGCGCAGCATCATGCTCTTATCGTGGCTGGCGACAATGGCCGGGTTGGCCGCGCTGGCCGATCGTCTGTGGTGGCTTATCCAGGAGTCTCGCTATGATCCGACCTTGCCCGCTTAG
- a CDS encoding C1 family peptidase, translating to MHRAQYPNRRRYLRCSLICGVALLMLFGVHPASGQEAPPQRVNLIAEFQKLGLTPLAQGDRDVCSLFAITALAEFESNRHSASPKGRLSEEYLIWAATNACRKDHDQAMFYEAVQGLNALGICAADRMPYTSKPDPNRKPSAAAIADSEPLRQRWQVEWIKRWSVDRKLTESELLEIKRALAAGHPVACGLRWPNTLHGYKLLDVPPPSQVFDGHSIALVGYEDDPAKKGGGVFQFRNSDGPDWGAKGYGEMSYAYVRTYANDALWLHCGPPSSEVPRVRYEAESLPVLAAERCRTNPQSMDDFGAAMWSHGKQLFCGAERGGWVELGFDVPKPGRYRLRVLATAAPDFGIVRVALDENHLAPQFDLYSGRVCPSGSLELGTHELAAGKHRLRFTAMNKSAASKNYSFGLDAVDLLVAK from the coding sequence ATGCATCGCGCCCAATATCCGAACCGAAGGCGCTATTTGCGGTGCAGCTTGATTTGTGGCGTCGCACTGCTGATGCTCTTCGGAGTCCACCCGGCCAGCGGTCAAGAGGCGCCGCCCCAGCGGGTCAACCTTATCGCCGAGTTCCAAAAACTCGGCCTGACGCCGCTGGCCCAGGGGGACCGCGACGTTTGCTCGTTGTTTGCCATCACCGCACTGGCCGAGTTTGAAAGCAACCGCCATTCGGCCAGCCCGAAGGGCCGGCTCTCGGAAGAATACTTGATCTGGGCCGCCACCAACGCTTGCCGAAAGGACCACGATCAGGCGATGTTCTACGAGGCGGTCCAGGGACTGAACGCGCTCGGGATCTGCGCCGCCGACCGGATGCCGTACACGAGCAAGCCCGATCCCAACCGCAAGCCATCCGCCGCCGCGATCGCCGACTCCGAACCGCTCCGCCAGCGCTGGCAGGTCGAATGGATTAAACGCTGGTCTGTTGATCGGAAGTTGACCGAGTCCGAGTTGCTGGAGATCAAACGGGCGCTGGCTGCCGGGCATCCGGTCGCTTGCGGGCTGCGCTGGCCGAATACGCTGCACGGTTACAAACTTCTCGATGTGCCGCCGCCGAGCCAGGTGTTCGATGGTCACAGCATCGCCCTGGTCGGTTACGAAGACGATCCAGCGAAGAAGGGCGGCGGCGTGTTTCAGTTTCGCAACAGCGATGGCCCGGACTGGGGCGCTAAGGGGTACGGCGAGATGTCCTATGCTTATGTCCGGACATACGCTAACGATGCCCTCTGGCTGCATTGCGGACCGCCGAGTTCCGAAGTGCCGCGGGTGCGATACGAAGCGGAGTCGCTGCCGGTACTGGCCGCAGAACGGTGCCGCACGAATCCGCAGTCGATGGATGATTTTGGCGCCGCGATGTGGAGCCATGGTAAGCAGCTCTTTTGCGGGGCGGAACGCGGCGGGTGGGTTGAGTTGGGCTTTGATGTTCCCAAGCCTGGACGCTACCGCCTTCGTGTTCTAGCCACCGCCGCCCCAGACTTTGGCATCGTCCGCGTCGCCCTCGACGAAAACCATCTGGCCCCGCAGTTTGATCTTTACTCCGGCCGGGTGTGCCCATCGGGTTCACTTGAATTGGGCACCCACGAGCTAGCTGCCGGTAAGCATCGGCTCCGCTTCACGGCCATGAATAAGAGTGCGGCTTCAAAGAACTATTCATTTGGACTCGATGCCGTCGACCTTCTGGTCGCGAAATGA
- a CDS encoding LysE family translocator, with translation MLGTQNFGLFLVSAILLNLTPGQDTFYILGRSIAQGRRAGLVSVLGIISGCLVHTIAASLGLSAILATSGTAFLMVKFVGAAYLVYLGARILFQNPNSTTLTPEFGKTRSWAIYRAGLLTNLLNPKVALFFMSFLPQFVDPSAASKIGTFLFLGAVFICTGTIWCLVLAWSASAIGRRLRDCGSFAIWIRRVTGAVFVALGVKLAVSK, from the coding sequence ATGCTCGGCACCCAGAACTTCGGCTTGTTCTTGGTGAGCGCGATTCTGCTGAATCTCACGCCGGGGCAGGACACGTTCTATATTCTCGGTCGAAGCATCGCCCAAGGGCGTCGCGCCGGACTGGTTTCGGTGCTTGGAATCATCTCGGGTTGTCTAGTTCACACGATCGCGGCTTCGCTTGGCCTGTCGGCGATACTAGCCACGTCCGGTACGGCGTTCCTCATGGTAAAGTTCGTCGGTGCAGCGTACTTGGTTTACCTGGGCGCGCGGATCTTGTTTCAAAACCCGAATAGCACGACATTGACGCCCGAGTTCGGGAAGACGCGATCCTGGGCGATCTACCGCGCCGGCCTGCTCACCAATCTGCTCAACCCCAAGGTGGCGCTCTTCTTCATGTCGTTTCTGCCACAGTTCGTCGATCCCTCGGCAGCCTCCAAAATTGGTACGTTCCTCTTCTTGGGCGCCGTGTTCATTTGCACTGGCACAATTTGGTGCCTGGTCCTGGCCTGGTCGGCTTCGGCCATCGGTCGCCGCTTGCGAGACTGTGGATCGTTCGCAATCTGGATCCGGCGGGTAACCGGCGCCGTTTTTGTCGCGCTCGGAGTGAAACTGGCGGTTAGTAAGTGA